From a region of the Candidatus Binatia bacterium genome:
- a CDS encoding DUF6285 domain-containing protein has protein sequence MHDRPNVHELLDVVQTFLDEEIVPATKGRKQFLARVAANCVRMVDRELGVERKQFERAWSGLNELFGVESAPTDRVERSLAVTGRLDLLCERIQDGDLDEDSEHWDRTLAFVRDRVRDKLEVSNPKLLATDAKRGIE, from the coding sequence ATGCACGATCGCCCCAACGTTCACGAACTTCTCGACGTCGTGCAGACGTTTCTCGACGAGGAGATCGTCCCGGCGACGAAGGGTCGCAAGCAGTTCCTCGCTCGCGTCGCAGCGAACTGCGTGCGGATGGTCGATCGCGAGCTCGGCGTCGAACGAAAGCAATTCGAGCGCGCATGGAGCGGACTGAACGAGTTGTTCGGTGTCGAGTCCGCCCCGACGGACCGCGTCGAGCGGAGCCTTGCGGTGACCGGACGCTTGGACCTGCTCTGCGAACGCATTCAGGACGGCGATCTCGACGAGGACTCGGAACACTGGGACCGCACGCTCGCCTTCGTGCGGGATCGCGTTCGCGACAAGCTCGAGGTGAGCAACCCGAAACTCCTCGCGACCGACGCCAAACGTGGAATCGAATGA